In the Setaria italica strain Yugu1 chromosome VI, Setaria_italica_v2.0, whole genome shotgun sequence genome, one interval contains:
- the LOC101756274 gene encoding beta-glucosidase 31, translating into MEQSGSSCRPCVGVALVLAVVSLRGLASAAAITRSDFPNGFVFGAGTSAYQVEGAWDEDGKKPSIWDTFTHGGYAADHATGDVAADQYHKYKEDVKLMHEMGLDAYRFSIAWTRLIPDGRGAVNPKGLEYYNNLIDELVSYGIQPHATIYHFDLPQALQDEYNGLLSPRFIEDFTAYADVCFRSFGDRVKHWATLNEPNIEPLGGYDIGNLPPRRCCTPFGEACVGGNSTTEPYIVAHHLLLAHASAVSLYREKYQAEQSGQIGITLLAFWFEPATQKLDDVEAAARMSDFTLGWFMHPLVYGHYPSVMRRNAGSRLPVLTAEESARVRGSFDFIGINHYGAIYIAADLGQLKQSPRDYARDAAAKYITWPFQSSTNKDGLRLENHPAPWALRKLLDLLIHKYRNPPVLIYENGAGDEPDPSGKFVDDDGFRSRYLQDYIEATLLSIRNGSSVHGYFVWSFLDVFEVLFAYRFRFGLYGVDFGAENRTRYARHSARWYAGFLHGGELRPAAATTGSGAYSE; encoded by the exons ATGGAACAGAGCGGCAGCAGTTGCCGGCCGTGTGTCGGGGTTGCCCTGGTTCTCGCCGTCGTGTCGCTGAGGGGGCTCGCCAGCGCCGCGGCGATCACGCGGTCCGATTTCCCAAATGGGTTCGTCTTCGGCGCCGGGACGTCGGCTTATCAG GTGGAAGGCGCATGGGACGAGGACGGAAAGAAGCCGAGCATCTGGGACACATTTACGCATGGTG GCTATGCTGCGGACCATGCAACCGGAGACGTAGCTGCTGATCAATATCACAAGTACAAG GAGGATGTGAAGCTAATGCACGAGATGGGCTTGGACGCGTACAGATTCTCTATCGCCTGGACAAGGCTTATTCCTG ATGGGCGAGGAGCTGTGAACCCAAAGGGGCTGGAGTACTACAACAATCTAATTGATGAACTCGTGAGTTATG GGATACAGCCTCACGCAACAATATATCACTTTGATCTTCCCCAGGCACTTCAAGATGAATACAACGGCCTGCTCAGTCCTAGATTCAT TGAGGATTTCACGGCGTATGCTGATGTGTGCTTCAGGAGCTTCGGGGACAGGGTGAAGCACTGGGCCACCCTTAACGAGCCCAACATCGAGCCCCTTGGTGGGTATGACATTGGCAATCTACCACCAAGGCGGTGCTGCACACCGTTTGGTGAAGCCTGTGTTGGCGGCAACTCCACGACAGAGCCATACATCGTTGCACACCATCTTTTGCTCGCACACGCCTCTGCTGTTTCCCTCTACAGAGAGAAGTACCAG GCGGAGCAAAGTGGGCAGATCGGGATCACTTTACTAGCCTTTTGGTTTGAGCCCGCGACACAGAAACTGGATGATGTAGAAGCTGCTGCAAGGATGAGTGACTTCACCCTTGGATG GTTCATGCACCCTTTGGTGTACGGACACTATCCGTCAGTGATGAGGAGGAACGCCGGGTCTAGGCTGCCAGTGTTGACAGCTGAGGAGTCTGCGAGAGTGCGCGGGTCATTTGATTTCATAGGGATCAACCACTATGGTGCAATTTATATTGCGGCTGATTTGGGCCAACTGAAACAGAGCCCGAGAGATTACGCCAGAGACGCAGCTGCCAAATATATAACCT GGCCATTTCAGAGCTCAACGAACAAG GACGGCCTCAGGTTAGAAAATCACCCGGCGCCATGGGCTCTGAGGAAACTGCTCGACCTCCTGATACACAAGTACAGGAATCCTCCAGTCCTAATCTATGAGAACG GAGCTGGCGACGAGCCGGATCCATCAGGCAAGTTCGTGGATGACGATGGGTTCAGATCACGTTACCTGCAGGACTACATTGAAGCAACACTTCTCTCGATCAG GAACGGCTCAAGCGTGCACGGCTACTTTGTATGGTCGTTCCTGGACGTCTTTGAGGTCCTCTTCGCCTACAGGTTCCGGTTCGGCCTGTATGGGGTCGACTTCGGTGCTGAGAACAGGACACGGTACGCCCGGCACTCCGCGCGGTGGTACGCCGGCTTCCTTCACGGCGGCGAGCTCaggccggcggcagcgacgacCGGCTCTGGAGCCTACTCTGAGTGA